cccccccccccccccccccccccccccccccccccccccccccccccccccccccccccccccccccccccccccccccccccccccccccccccccccccccccccccccccccccccccccccccccccccccccccccccccccccccccccccccccccccccccccccccccccccccccccccccccccccccccccccccccccccccccccccccccccccccccccccccccccccccccccccccccccccccccccccccccccccccccccccccccccccccccccccccccccccccccccccccccccccccccccccccccccccccccccccccccccccccccccccccccccccccccccccccccccccccccccccccccccccccccccccccccccccccccccccccccccccccccccccccccccccccccccccccccccccccccccccccccccccccccccccccccccccccccccccccccccccccccccccccccccccccccccccccccccccccccccccccccccccccccccccccccccccccccccccccccccccccccccccccccccccccccccccccccccccccccccccccccccccccccccccccccccccccccccccccccccccccccccccccccccccccccccccccccccccccccccccccccccccccccccccccccccccccccccccccccccccccccccccccccccccccccccccccccccccccccccccccccccccccccccccccccccccccccccccccccccccccccccccccccccccccccactgaccacccactgaccactgaccacccACTGACCGCCCACTGACCACCCACTGACCGcacactgaccactgaccacccACTTACTGCCCACTGACCACTGCAcacactgaccactgaccacccactgaccactgaccactgcaCACACTGACCGCTGACCACCCACTGACCACCCACTGACCACCCACTGACCACCCACTGACCGCCCACTGACCGCCCATTGACCACCCACTGACCACCCACTGACCACCCNNNNNNNNNNNNNNNNNNNNNNNNNNNNNNNNNNNNNNNNNNNNNNNNNNNNNNNNNNNNNNNNNNNNNNNNNNNNNNNNNNNNNNNNNNNNNNNNNNNNNNNNNNNNNNNNNNNNNNNNNNNNNNNNNNNNNNNNNNNNNNNNNNNNNNNNNNNNNNNNNNNNNNNNNNNNNNNNNNNNNNNNNNNNNNNNNNNNNNNNNNNNNNNNNNNNNNNNNNNNNNNNNNNNNNNNNNNNNNNNNNNNNNNNNNNNNNNNNNNNNNNNNNNNNNNNNNNNNNNNNNNNNNNNNNNNNNNNNNNNNNNNNNNNNNNNNNNNNNNNNNNNNNNNNNNNNNNNNNNNNNNNNNNNNNNNNNNNNNNNNNNNNNNNNNNNNNNNNNNNNNNNNNNNNNNNNNNNNNNNNNNNNNNNNNNNNNNNNNNNNNNNNNNNNNNNNNNNNNNNNNNNNNNNNNNNNNNNNNNNNNNNNNNNNNNNNNNNNNNNNNNNNNNNNNNNNNNNNNNNNNNNNNNNNNNNNNNNNNNNNNNNNNNNNNNNNNNNNNNNNNNNNNNNNNNNNNNNNNNNNNNNNNNNNNNNNNNNNNNNNNNNNNNNNNNNNNNNNNNNNNNNNNNNNNNNNNNNNNNNNNNNNNNNNNNNNNNNNNGAGTGACCCCGGAGTGACCCCGTGACCCCGGAGTGACCCCTTGACCGCCCGCACTGATCTCGAGCTGGCGCTGGATCCGGTCCTTGCAGCGGTCGCGGTACTTGGACTGGGTGGCGTTGTACTCGGTCATCACCTCGACGAACTTCCGGGAGAGCGTCGAGTGCTgggcaggtgagacaggtgagacaggtgagacagagatcggaagccccccccccccccccccccccccccccccccccccccccccccccccccccccccccccccccccccccccccccccccccccccccccccccccccccccccccccccccccccccccccccccccccccccccccccccccccccccccccccccccccccccccccccccccccccccccccccccccccccccccccccccccccccccccccccccccccccccccccccccccccccccccccccccccccccccccccccccccccccccccccccccccccccccccccccccccccccccccccccccccccccccccccccccccccccccccccccccccccccccccccccccccccccccccccccccccccccccccccccccccccccccccccccccccccccccccccccccccccccccccccccccccccccccccccccccccccccccccccccccccccccccccccccccccccccccccccccccccccccccccccccccccccccccccccccccccccccccccccccccccccccccccccccccccccccccccccccccccccccccccccccccccccccccccccccccccccccccccccccccccccccccccccccccccccccccccccccccccccccccccccccccccccccccccccccccccccccccccccccccccccccccccccccccccccccccccccccccccccccccccccccccccccccccccccccccccccccccccccccccccccccccccccccccccccccccccccccccccccccccccccccccccccccccccccccccccccccccccccccccccccccccccccccccccccccccccccccccccccccccccccccccccccccccccccccccccccccccccccccccccccccccccccccccccccccccccccccccccccccccccccccccccccccccccccccccccccccccccccccaggtgcccccaggtgtgcccaggtgtgcccaggtacCCTCGATGGCGAAGatcttctcctgcagctggctctggaTGTCGCTGAGGGCGTCGAAGTTGTCGACGCGGAACACGTGATCGTGGGCGGGGCTGGAGGCGATCACCTGCAGCTCCCGGTGGGCCTCAGGTGTGCTGAAGGCGCTGCCCACCTGCGGCAGGTGAGACACGGACAGGTGAGAGtggacaggtgagattggacaggtgagactggacaggtgagacaggtgaggtCGTACAATGCCAACGCTGATGGAGCTGATGGTGACGATGGTCTCGGAGATGACGATGACGATGAAGATGAAGACGATGACATTGACGATGACGATGAAGTTGACGTTAATGATGATGACGATGGCGATGACGATGATGaagatgacgatgatgatgatggtgatgaagatgatgatgacgatgatgatgatgatgaagacGATGATggtgatgaagatgatgaagatgatgatgatgatgatgacgttgatgaagatgatgattaTGACGATGATGATAACGATGACAACATTAGCGATGAAGATGAcaatgacgatgatgatgacgatgatgagGATGGCGATGACAACATTAACGATGAAGATGACGATGATGaagatgacgatgatgatgatgacgatgatgatgaagatgacgatgacgatgatgagGATGGcgatgatgatgaagatgacgATGACGATGACGACGAGGCCGAAGGCCGCACCTGTGTCTTGCGGATGCGCAGGTCGGCCGAGGAGCGGTTcagcccctcctcctgctcgATCTCGAGGCTCTGCTCGATGGCTGCGGGCAGCGGGCAGCGGTCACTCTCCGGCCACTCCGGCCACTCCGGCCACCGCCCGGACACTCAGGGCAGCGGGCAGCGGTCATTCTACGGACACTCCAGACACTCCGCGGGCAGCGGGCAGCGGTCACTCTCCGGCCACTCCGGCCACTCCGGCCACCGCCCCGGACACTCAGGGCAGCGGGCAGCGGTCATTCTACGGACACTCCGGCCACTGCCCGGACACTCAGGGCAGCGGGAAGCGGTCACTCTACGGACACTCCAGCCACCGCCCGGACACTCAGGGCAGCGGGCAGCGGTCACTCTACAGACACTCCAGACACTCCGGCCACTGCCCGGACACTCCCAGGACACTGCGGTC
The nucleotide sequence above comes from Ficedula albicollis isolate OC2 unplaced genomic scaffold, FicAlb1.5 N00689, whole genome shotgun sequence. Encoded proteins:
- the LOC101812740 gene encoding syntaxin-1B-like is translated as MTAARCPECPGRWPEWPEWPESDRCPLPAECLESIEQSLEIEQEEGLNRSSADLRIRKTQHSTLSRKFVEVMTEYNATQSKYRDRCKDRIQRQLEISAGGQGVTPGCDPQVHPGAPRCAQVRAQVCPQIKMDSQMTKQALNEIETRHNEIIKLETSIRELHDMFVDMAMLVESQVGTPGTGNHTWDR